Proteins from one Desulfonema limicola genomic window:
- a CDS encoding TIR domain-containing protein, with protein MKQKPTIKNILEKEVIDFIIEYYGNDYQRTCFFRKGQRIIKQGEYGDDCFIIKNGELKILVKDYNSGIEKDVGVRSERTIVGEIAFLYKNTPRTASVEVVSDEATLIRLNKDDLFEIVRGKEGIKDTILLYFEQLAKKRIIETKQVTTGKVNIESKFLTVLVSDIHNFSILSNHLWEEQINSFLFDFLEHTEEISDKHDGIFEDQGDGFKIIFQNKHHIENALDCSIDINKFFREIRSDWIMENSNFTNIGLGTGICTDFMSIRKRVGTKRSFGRILSPTINIAAAMSKYKNKSDDTDILVDSTTFSFIDGRKYDISPPLQVVLEKLAKIYTLYKLEPKKIEKSNIKIFISYANEDRSFSKRIYDDLSTFGFSPWLDCEKILPGQDWKKTIKKAIKESTFFLALLSSNSVSKNGYVQKELKIAFELLENQPNNSIFIIPARLDECHINEELIHNIHWVDLYESYEIGFNKIIEAIKSMNS; from the coding sequence ATGAAACAAAAACCAACAATTAAAAATATTTTAGAAAAAGAAGTTATAGACTTCATAATAGAATATTATGGAAATGACTACCAAAGAACTTGTTTTTTCCGAAAGGGACAACGAATTATAAAACAAGGAGAGTATGGTGATGATTGTTTCATAATTAAAAACGGTGAACTTAAAATATTAGTAAAGGATTATAATTCAGGTATAGAAAAGGATGTAGGTGTTCGTTCTGAGAGAACTATTGTCGGGGAAATTGCATTCTTATATAAGAATACACCAAGAACAGCAAGTGTTGAAGTGGTATCAGACGAAGCAACTCTAATACGTTTAAACAAAGATGATTTATTTGAAATTGTTAGAGGTAAGGAAGGTATTAAAGATACTATACTATTATATTTTGAACAATTAGCTAAAAAGAGAATAATTGAAACTAAACAGGTTACTACTGGAAAAGTTAACATAGAAAGTAAATTTTTAACCGTTTTAGTATCTGACATTCATAATTTTTCAATTTTAAGTAATCATTTATGGGAAGAACAAATCAATTCATTTTTATTTGATTTTCTTGAACATACTGAAGAAATATCAGACAAACATGATGGAATTTTTGAAGATCAAGGCGATGGTTTTAAGATAATTTTTCAAAATAAACACCATATAGAAAATGCTTTAGATTGTTCAATTGATATAAATAAATTTTTCAGAGAGATTCGATCTGATTGGATAATGGAAAATAGTAATTTTACTAATATCGGTTTAGGCACTGGTATATGTACAGATTTTATGTCAATAAGAAAAAGAGTGGGAACAAAAAGATCTTTTGGCAGAATACTATCACCGACGATTAACATTGCGGCAGCAATGTCAAAGTATAAAAATAAATCTGATGATACTGATATATTAGTTGACTCTACAACATTTTCATTTATTGATGGAAGGAAATACGATATTTCCCCACCATTGCAAGTAGTGTTAGAGAAACTTGCAAAAATTTATACTCTTTATAAACTTGAACCCAAAAAAATAGAAAAGTCAAATATTAAGATTTTCATAAGTTATGCAAATGAAGATAGATCATTTTCAAAAAGAATTTATGATGATTTATCAACTTTTGGTTTTTCGCCATGGTTAGACTGTGAAAAAATATTACCTGGACAAGATTGGAAAAAGACAATAAAGAAAGCTATTAAAGAAAGCACATTCTTCTTAGCATTACTTTCTTCAAATTCTGTATCCAAAAATGGTTATGTACAAAAAGAATTGAAGATTGCCTTTGAATTATTAGAAAATCAACCAAACAACTCAATATTTATTATTCCTGCCCGATTAGATGAATGTCATATTAATGAAGAATTGATACATAACATTCATTGGGTAGATTTATATGAATCGTATGAAATTGGTTTTAATAAAATAATTGAAGCAATCAAAAGTATGAATAGCTGA
- a CDS encoding S49 family peptidase, with amino-acid sequence MNTQDIWKAPFKIFSLAFFSLVSFIVLLGLFSLFFIGAGLGVGAVMGKSNFKDFRTVKESSYTYVSGDKESQNYLMAVSVEGLILGSPSGEMGSTMGWVGGVTYGYEVQKTLEQAAEDEKIKGIFIRMQTPGGTIFGSRAIFDGIKSFQEKTGKPVLVYIEGIAASGGVMAMIGADAIYADHGSMIGSIGVIGGMLTYYDKPTATQGGLFGGGVVTQGGIERTIISAGKGKDLGNPYRKATEEEIQNLQKGINIEYENFVNHVAQNRNIDQAVIREKMGAQIFDNKTAQNYGLIDDTLNRNASIARLAELAELDEDYQLVSPKRAGKKFLQELLLTFQDNTIQAQLEKQIIKNDICQSAAKVPLAYHGNIVKLCAECPENFIY; translated from the coding sequence ATGAATACACAAGATATTTGGAAAGCACCGTTTAAAATTTTTTCCCTGGCATTTTTCTCACTTGTAAGTTTTATTGTGCTGCTTGGATTATTCAGCCTGTTTTTTATAGGAGCAGGCTTAGGTGTGGGTGCTGTAATGGGAAAAAGCAATTTTAAAGATTTTAGAACTGTAAAAGAATCTTCCTATACCTATGTTTCAGGAGACAAGGAAAGTCAAAATTATCTTATGGCTGTTTCAGTGGAAGGCTTGATTCTTGGCAGTCCCTCAGGGGAAATGGGTTCAACAATGGGCTGGGTAGGCGGTGTTACCTATGGATATGAAGTTCAGAAAACCCTTGAACAGGCAGCAGAAGATGAAAAAATAAAAGGAATTTTTATCCGTATGCAGACCCCTGGCGGAACAATCTTTGGTTCCAGGGCAATCTTTGACGGGATAAAATCTTTCCAGGAAAAAACAGGGAAACCTGTGCTGGTATATATTGAAGGTATTGCAGCTTCAGGCGGGGTTATGGCAATGATAGGAGCTGATGCCATATATGCAGATCATGGAAGTATGATAGGCAGTATAGGTGTAATCGGAGGTATGCTTACCTATTATGACAAACCTACGGCTACCCAGGGAGGATTGTTTGGAGGCGGCGTTGTTACTCAGGGCGGCATTGAACGGACAATCATTTCAGCAGGCAAAGGAAAAGACCTGGGAAATCCTTATAGAAAAGCCACCGAAGAGGAAATCCAGAATTTACAAAAAGGCATTAATATTGAATATGAAAATTTTGTAAACCATGTAGCTCAAAACCGAAATATTGACCAGGCTGTTATACGTGAAAAAATGGGTGCCCAGATTTTTGATAATAAAACAGCACAGAATTATGGATTGATTGACGATACTCTAAACCGCAATGCTTCCATTGCAAGACTTGCTGAACTTGCTGAATTAGACGAAGATTATCAACTTGTTTCACCAAAAAGAGCCGGCAAAAAATTTCTTCAGGAACTTTTATTAACATTTCAAGATAATACGATCCAGGCACAACTGGAAAAGCAGATTATAAAAAACGACATATGCCAGTCAGCAGCAAAGGTTCCCCTTGCTTATCATGGGAATATAGTAAAGCTTTGTGCAGAATGTCCTGAAAATTTTATATATTAA
- a CDS encoding sigma 54-interacting transcriptional regulator gives MKKIEEITLLYEISKALNEHLDLKKSLYKVLAILANSMNMLRGTVTLLHPLRNEIIIEVAHGLSQTAIESVKYKLGEGITGRVIETGKAVAIPKISEEPLFLDRTDSRKIKQELSYFCVPIKKGNQVIGALSVDRPYEKSYQLQSGTELLSIIATMIERHVINLENIHLEKKQLREENRRLKSELENKYRINNIIGNSNKMREVFQMISQVSKSNATVLVRGESGTGKELVANSIHYNSNRAKHPFVKMNCAALPVNLIESELFGHEKGAFTGAVKQKLGRFELADKGTIFLDEIGSITPEVQVNLLRVLQEREFERIGGHKTIKTDVRIVAATNKNLEQAVDEDSFRGDLYYRLNVFPIYMPPLRERKTDILLLADHFLEKYAAENQKDIRRFSTPAIDMLMDYHWPGNVRELENCIERSVLLCEEGVIHSYHLPPTLQTGRASGTLPDLSLDQAVKNLEKEMIIDAMKNTRGNISQAAKVLKTTVRKVAYKAKKYGVEYYQYR, from the coding sequence ATGAAAAAGATTGAAGAGATTACACTGCTTTATGAAATAAGTAAAGCCCTTAATGAACACCTTGATTTAAAAAAATCATTATATAAAGTACTGGCTATTTTAGCTAATTCAATGAATATGCTAAGAGGAACCGTTACATTGCTGCATCCATTACGCAATGAAATTATTATTGAAGTAGCCCACGGACTTTCCCAGACTGCTATTGAAAGTGTTAAATATAAACTTGGTGAAGGCATTACAGGCAGGGTTATAGAAACAGGCAAAGCTGTTGCTATTCCCAAAATAAGCGAAGAACCCCTGTTTTTAGACAGAACTGATTCCAGAAAGATAAAACAGGAACTTTCATATTTTTGTGTTCCCATAAAAAAGGGCAACCAGGTTATTGGTGCATTAAGTGTTGACCGGCCCTATGAAAAATCCTATCAGCTTCAAAGCGGTACTGAACTTTTATCTATTATTGCAACCATGATAGAGCGTCATGTAATCAACCTGGAAAATATTCACCTTGAAAAAAAGCAGCTCAGGGAAGAAAACAGGCGGCTTAAAAGTGAACTGGAAAATAAGTACCGAATAAATAATATTATTGGAAACAGCAATAAAATGCGCGAGGTATTCCAGATGATCTCCCAGGTTTCCAAAAGCAATGCCACAGTTCTGGTAAGAGGGGAAAGCGGAACAGGAAAGGAACTGGTTGCCAATTCCATCCATTATAACAGCAACAGGGCTAAACATCCTTTTGTTAAAATGAATTGTGCAGCTCTTCCTGTAAATCTTATTGAAAGCGAGCTTTTCGGCCATGAAAAAGGAGCTTTTACCGGAGCAGTCAAGCAGAAACTTGGAAGATTTGAACTGGCAGACAAAGGTACAATTTTTCTAGATGAAATCGGATCCATAACACCTGAGGTGCAGGTAAATCTCCTGCGGGTTTTACAGGAAAGAGAATTTGAAAGAATTGGGGGTCATAAAACCATTAAAACTGATGTAAGAATAGTTGCTGCTACCAATAAAAACCTGGAACAGGCAGTTGATGAAGATTCGTTTCGGGGTGATCTTTATTACCGTTTGAATGTATTCCCTATTTATATGCCGCCTTTAAGAGAACGAAAAACAGATATTCTTCTTTTAGCAGATCATTTTCTTGAAAAATATGCTGCTGAAAATCAAAAAGATATACGCCGGTTTTCAACTCCTGCTATTGATATGCTTATGGATTATCACTGGCCCGGCAATGTCAGGGAACTTGAAAACTGTATAGAACGATCTGTTCTCTTATGTGAAGAAGGCGTTATACACAGCTATCATCTTCCTCCTACACTTCAAACCGGCAGAGCCTCCGGCACACTTCCTGACCTGTCTTTGGATCAGGCTGTTAAAAATCTGGAAAAAGAAATGATTATTGATGCCATGAAAAATACAAGGGGCAATATTTCCCAGGCTGCCAAAGTTTTGAAAACAACTGTAAGAAAGGTGGCATACAAAGCCAAAAAATATGGTGTTGAATATTATCAATACAGATAG
- a CDS encoding universal stress protein, which produces MELKILAAVDDSENAMRAVDHVAKFFNSDCKVTLFSVFHDTATLCDLQSPELSSYFLSQQSSFCTLEEKRRSLIKDALEKAKASLVEAGFDNANIVIKTQIQKRGIARDIVDEAGTGYDIIVMGRRGLSGLKEFFVGSVSQKVLSLAKDMSILMVN; this is translated from the coding sequence ATGGAACTTAAAATTCTGGCAGCAGTTGACGATTCTGAAAATGCTATGAGAGCAGTTGATCATGTAGCAAAATTCTTTAATTCTGACTGCAAGGTTACATTGTTCAGTGTTTTTCATGATACTGCAACTTTGTGTGATCTGCAAAGCCCTGAACTAAGCTCCTATTTTCTTTCCCAGCAATCCAGTTTTTGTACATTGGAAGAAAAAAGAAGATCCCTGATAAAAGATGCCCTGGAAAAAGCCAAGGCATCACTTGTTGAAGCAGGATTTGATAATGCAAATATTGTTATCAAAACCCAGATACAAAAAAGAGGTATTGCACGGGATATTGTGGACGAAGCAGGAACAGGCTATGATATTATTGTTATGGGCAGAAGGGGTCTTTCCGGGCTGAAGGAGTTTTTTGTCGGCAGCGTTTCGCAAAAGGTACTCAGTTTAGCTAAAGATATGTCAATATTGATGGTAAACTGA
- a CDS encoding methyl-accepting chemotaxis protein, which produces MSNKFTKIGFQKNSIQTRLGLSFISIITSILIIAGAYQFYEIQSSSIKELNSFLESTSDKLAESLVYPIWNMDTEVIQKTIASAMLEKRIFAILVKESNETLMEGKRRNEDWELVDVEQDFTGNYIVKKKDIEKDGNKLGIIEIYVTKRFMTAKLKYETYKIIITILIMDILALVLMWFITLSITKPVVSIVDTANAIAKGDFGKEIKIHQKDEIGKLADSFRNMKGTIDIVFKELETLVQAVQMGDLNARGNTELVEGDWKELVVGVNSLIDAFAIPIQKTAYTVDRISKGDIPAKISEEYKGDFNEIKNNLNMLIDAMNTTTKIAEDIADGNQVAEVRERSENDRLMKALNSMIKGLKAVLQETDELINAVRQGRLDTRGNAKSFEGGWQKLVMGINSLIDAFQEPFNVTAYSISQIARGDIPDKITTTYKGDFNEIKNNLNQCIDSINGLVAETVMLTESAAQGSLSTRGNTDKFGGDYAKIVQGINNTLDAVISPLNASADYIDRIAKGDIPDKMTQKYKGDFNHIRNNLNRCIDSIKGLVAETTMLTESAAQGSLSTRGNTDKFGGDYAVIVNGINNTLDAVINPLNMAAAYMDSLSKGDIPSEITDEYKGSFNDLKNNINVLISSFRGAVQVAEKVAAGDFSAKVTILSEKDILGKSLDTMVNTIKTIVSDINKLTDASLEGKLDTRGNAERFGGEYARIIRGVNKTLDAVVGPLHVTAQYVERISKGHIPDIITEEYKGDFNEIRNNLNMMIKNLGRFAFDVQNAAELVATGSEELSSSAEQVSQGTSQQAAGIEEISSSMEQMGSMVSMNADNARQTASIAMKTAKDTEEGKAAVSETVEAMKIISEKIRIIEEIARQTNMLALNAAIEAARAGDHGKGFAVVAAEVRKLAERSQNAAKQINSLSISNLGIAEKAGILLENMVSGIQKTAELVQEISASSEEQADGISQVNKAIQQLDHIIQQNAAATQEMAAGSRDFSDQAERLLQSASFFRRSQLDKEKRSMELTACDSKEIKVEDNEEHPEKLKEKKKRSARSRKRLKDDSVLSIGNELDDNDFEHY; this is translated from the coding sequence ATGTCAAATAAATTTACTAAAATAGGATTTCAGAAAAACAGTATTCAAACCAGGCTGGGGCTGAGTTTTATCTCAATAATAACCAGTATATTGATTATTGCAGGTGCATATCAATTTTATGAAATTCAATCCAGTTCCATTAAAGAACTTAACAGTTTTTTAGAAAGCACTTCAGATAAACTGGCAGAATCCCTGGTATATCCCATATGGAATATGGATACAGAAGTGATTCAAAAAACTATTGCTTCGGCAATGCTTGAAAAAAGAATATTTGCCATACTGGTTAAAGAAAGCAATGAAACCCTTATGGAAGGCAAAAGAAGAAATGAAGACTGGGAACTCGTTGATGTTGAACAAGATTTCACAGGCAATTATATAGTTAAAAAAAAAGATATTGAAAAAGATGGAAACAAGCTTGGTATTATTGAAATATATGTTACCAAAAGATTTATGACAGCCAAATTAAAATACGAGACATATAAAATCATTATTACAATCCTGATTATGGATATATTGGCACTGGTGTTAATGTGGTTTATAACCCTTAGTATTACAAAGCCTGTTGTAAGTATTGTTGATACTGCCAATGCCATTGCCAAAGGTGATTTTGGCAAAGAAATTAAAATTCATCAAAAAGATGAAATTGGTAAACTGGCAGACTCGTTCCGAAATATGAAAGGTACAATAGATATTGTTTTTAAGGAACTGGAAACCCTGGTTCAGGCAGTGCAAATGGGTGATCTGAATGCAAGGGGCAATACAGAACTTGTTGAAGGAGACTGGAAAGAACTTGTTGTAGGAGTCAATTCCTTGATTGACGCATTTGCAATCCCTATTCAAAAAACAGCTTACACTGTTGACCGTATTTCAAAAGGTGATATTCCTGCAAAAATCAGCGAGGAATATAAAGGTGATTTTAATGAAATAAAAAATAACCTTAACATGCTTATTGACGCAATGAATACAACAACAAAGATTGCAGAAGATATTGCTGACGGCAACCAGGTTGCAGAGGTCAGGGAAAGATCTGAAAACGACCGGCTTATGAAGGCACTTAACTCAATGATTAAAGGGCTTAAAGCTGTGCTGCAAGAAACTGATGAACTTATTAATGCAGTCAGACAGGGCAGGCTGGATACCCGGGGCAATGCCAAATCATTTGAAGGCGGATGGCAGAAACTTGTTATGGGCATTAACTCTTTGATTGATGCTTTTCAAGAACCCTTTAATGTTACAGCATATTCCATATCCCAAATTGCCAGGGGTGATATTCCTGATAAAATCACCACAACATATAAAGGTGATTTTAATGAAATTAAGAATAATTTAAATCAATGTATTGATTCTATCAACGGTCTGGTAGCGGAAACAGTAATGCTTACGGAAAGTGCAGCTCAGGGCAGTCTCAGTACCAGGGGAAATACTGATAAATTCGGAGGAGATTATGCTAAAATAGTGCAGGGTATAAATAATACTCTGGATGCAGTAATCAGCCCTTTGAATGCTTCAGCAGATTATATTGACCGTATTGCCAAAGGCGATATTCCTGATAAAATGACTCAGAAATACAAAGGTGATTTTAATCATATCCGCAATAACCTCAACCGCTGCATTGATTCCATAAAAGGCCTGGTAGCAGAAACAACAATGCTTACAGAAAGCGCAGCACAGGGCAGTCTCAGTACCAGGGGAAATACTGATAAATTCGGGGGAGATTATGCAGTAATTGTCAATGGAATCAATAATACTCTGGATGCAGTCATTAATCCTTTAAATATGGCAGCAGCTTATATGGACAGCTTATCCAAAGGCGATATTCCCAGTGAAATAACTGATGAGTACAAAGGCAGTTTTAATGATCTTAAAAATAATATCAATGTGCTTATTTCAAGCTTCAGAGGAGCGGTTCAGGTAGCAGAAAAGGTTGCAGCAGGGGATTTTTCAGCAAAGGTTACTATATTGTCAGAAAAAGATATACTGGGAAAATCACTTGATACAATGGTGAACACCATAAAAACAATTGTCAGTGATATAAATAAACTCACAGATGCATCACTTGAAGGAAAGCTGGATACAAGGGGCAATGCAGAAAGATTTGGGGGTGAATATGCCAGGATTATCCGCGGGGTAAATAAAACCCTGGATGCAGTAGTGGGGCCTCTCCATGTAACAGCTCAATATGTTGAGCGTATTTCCAAAGGTCATATCCCTGACATTATTACTGAAGAATATAAGGGAGATTTTAACGAAATAAGAAATAATCTTAATATGATGATAAAAAATCTGGGCAGATTTGCATTTGACGTTCAAAATGCAGCAGAACTGGTTGCCACAGGAAGCGAAGAATTGAGCAGCAGTGCAGAACAGGTGTCCCAGGGAACATCCCAGCAGGCAGCAGGCATAGAAGAGATTTCAAGTTCTATGGAACAAATGGGCAGTATGGTGTCAATGAATGCTGACAATGCACGGCAGACAGCCAGTATTGCAATGAAAACTGCAAAAGATACAGAAGAAGGAAAAGCAGCAGTCAGTGAAACTGTTGAAGCAATGAAAATCATATCTGAAAAAATAAGAATTATTGAAGAAATTGCCAGACAGACCAATATGCTGGCACTTAATGCAGCTATTGAGGCTGCCCGTGCAGGTGACCATGGCAAAGGCTTTGCAGTAGTTGCAGCAGAGGTTAGAAAACTTGCAGAACGAAGCCAGAATGCAGCTAAACAGATAAATTCCCTTTCCATATCCAACCTTGGAATTGCTGAAAAAGCAGGTATTCTTCTTGAAAATATGGTTTCAGGCATACAGAAAACAGCAGAACTTGTCCAGGAAATCAGTGCATCCAGTGAAGAACAGGCTGACGGCATATCCCAGGTAAACAAAGCTATCCAGCAGCTTGATCATATTATCCAGCAAAATGCTGCTGCAACACAAGAGATGGCAGCTGGAAGCAGGGATTTTTCCGATCAGGCAGAACGGCTTCTCCAGTCAGCATCGTTTTTCAGGAGATCTCAACTGGATAAAGAAAAAAGGAGCATGGAATTGACAGCCTGTGATTCTAAAGAAATCAAGGTTGAGGATAATGAAGAACATCCTGAAAAATTAAAGGAAAAAAAAAAGCGGTCTGCCAGATCAAGAAAACGCCTGAAAGATGACAGTGTATTAAGTATTGGAAATGAACTGGATGACAATGATTTTGAGCATTATTAA
- a CDS encoding chemotaxis protein CheA: protein MISPKDIYHQEAEELLADIEEAVLDLEAKPYDNGCIDRIFRSIHTIKGSGAMFGFDKISEFSHYIETILDYVRSGKLQVNSKFIDLILASRDHIKSMLNPGEDLILTEDERSIRLIKSFQSILPQDLRLDKLKSGLLKLEPEKLEPEKNIQEKESFDDVLSLSGKHQEQTFHILFRPGLDILINGTDPILLLNELRNMGHCIIKALTGDIPLLKNIDADKCFLAWEIFLITEYNKNAVYDVFIFVKEGSQVIIKNIQPSREAEELVPRLGDILINRGDAAPQDVNEILDKYQEKIGESFIKSGIVTPSIINSALIEQKFLTKEAGKKGAGSLRVSSNKLDNLINLVGELVITQARISQLAKQADDIEEIDLEKKSASMGLLLADLANPIEILERLTADLRDCALDMRMIPIGTIFGKFRRLVRDLSAELGKDIELELYGAETELDKTVIERLNDPLMHLIRNSIDHGIRTPDTRVQHGKNRTGKIKLTAAHKGPHVAITIEDDGMGFDWEAIKQRAIEKGLIKENAELNQNQIFSLVFLPGFSTARQLTSISGRGVGLDVVKQEIDSLGGTIQIKSITGKSTCITMLLPLTLAIIDGLLMEAGDSYFVLPLSLVAECTEIKKEFIDADHERNMLLIRKELIPFIRLKEIFAISGAKKSLADEDLIDHHLAVVRADGFHIGIVADRIIGNIQTVIKSLDKRYQNAEGISGAAIMGDGSLALVIDISGLIRCAIKEEEMFYVK from the coding sequence ATGATTTCCCCTAAAGATATATATCATCAGGAAGCAGAGGAACTCCTTGCTGATATAGAAGAAGCTGTCCTGGATCTTGAAGCAAAGCCTTATGATAATGGATGTATCGACCGGATTTTTCGCTCCATACACACTATAAAAGGTTCAGGAGCAATGTTTGGCTTTGATAAAATTTCAGAGTTTTCCCATTATATTGAAACAATTCTTGACTATGTCCGCAGCGGGAAACTTCAAGTCAACAGTAAATTTATTGATTTGATTCTTGCTTCAAGGGATCATATTAAATCCATGCTGAATCCTGGAGAAGATTTGATTTTAACCGAGGACGAAAGAAGCATCAGATTAATCAAATCCTTCCAGAGCATTCTGCCGCAAGACTTGAGACTTGATAAATTAAAATCAGGTTTATTAAAATTAGAACCAGAAAAATTAGAACCAGAAAAAAATATCCAGGAAAAAGAATCTTTTGATGATGTATTATCTTTATCCGGCAAGCATCAAGAACAAACCTTTCATATTTTATTTCGTCCTGGTCTGGATATACTTATAAATGGAACAGACCCAATCCTGCTTTTAAATGAACTTCGCAATATGGGACACTGCATAATTAAAGCCTTAACCGGAGATATACCTTTACTTAAAAACATAGATGCAGATAAATGTTTTCTTGCCTGGGAAATTTTTCTTATTACTGAATATAACAAAAATGCTGTTTATGATGTTTTTATATTTGTCAAAGAAGGCAGCCAGGTAATAATTAAAAATATACAGCCCAGCCGCGAAGCAGAAGAACTGGTTCCCAGGCTGGGAGATATTCTCATCAACCGTGGTGATGCTGCACCTCAGGATGTTAATGAGATACTTGATAAATACCAGGAAAAAATAGGAGAATCCTTTATAAAATCAGGAATTGTAACCCCGTCCATAATTAACTCTGCACTGATTGAACAAAAATTTTTAACAAAAGAAGCAGGAAAAAAAGGAGCAGGCAGTTTAAGGGTTTCTTCAAATAAACTTGATAATCTAATCAATCTTGTTGGTGAACTTGTAATCACCCAGGCCAGGATTTCACAACTGGCTAAACAGGCAGATGATATTGAAGAAATTGACCTGGAAAAAAAGTCTGCAAGTATGGGACTGCTTCTGGCAGACCTTGCAAATCCCATTGAAATCCTGGAAAGACTGACTGCTGATCTTCGGGACTGCGCTCTTGATATGAGGATGATTCCAATTGGAACAATTTTTGGCAAATTCAGACGGCTTGTCAGGGACCTTTCTGCTGAACTTGGCAAAGATATTGAACTGGAACTTTACGGGGCTGAAACAGAATTGGATAAAACTGTTATTGAACGCCTCAATGATCCTCTTATGCATCTGATTAGAAACAGCATAGATCATGGTATAAGAACCCCGGACACAAGAGTACAGCATGGTAAAAACAGGACAGGAAAAATAAAACTGACAGCAGCTCACAAGGGGCCTCATGTAGCTATTACCATTGAAGATGACGGTATGGGTTTTGACTGGGAAGCTATAAAACAAAGAGCAATAGAAAAAGGACTGATTAAAGAAAATGCAGAGCTTAATCAAAATCAAATCTTTTCCCTGGTATTTCTTCCAGGATTTTCAACAGCCAGACAATTGACCAGTATTTCAGGCCGTGGAGTAGGACTGGATGTAGTAAAACAGGAAATTGATTCACTTGGAGGAACAATCCAGATTAAAAGCATCACAGGCAAATCTACCTGTATCACCATGCTGCTGCCCCTGACCCTGGCAATTATTGATGGACTGCTTATGGAGGCAGGAGACAGTTATTTTGTCCTTCCCTTGTCACTGGTTGCAGAATGTACAGAAATTAAAAAAGAATTTATTGATGCAGACCATGAACGAAATATGCTGTTAATAAGAAAAGAGCTTATTCCTTTTATAAGATTAAAAGAAATATTCGCCATATCAGGTGCTAAAAAAAGTCTGGCTGACGAAGATTTAATAGATCATCATCTTGCTGTGGTCAGGGCAGATGGTTTTCATATTGGAATTGTTGCAGACAGGATTATTGGAAATATTCAGACAGTAATAAAATCACTGGATAAAAGATATCAAAATGCAGAAGGTATTTCAGGTGCAGCTATTATGGGAGATGGAAGTCTGGCTTTGGTAATAGATATTTCCGGTCTTATACGCTGTGCAATAAAAGAAGAGGAGATGTTTTATGTCAAATAA